A genome region from Leptospira langatensis includes the following:
- a CDS encoding tetratricopeptide repeat protein → MRTIFLLKQYLQGFNFRLCISLLCLFSSSLQAQFKIGGIEYAGILWGENEFLDPEFYQDGSLARSEQDFIVAAGRHWKGPPPPSKASFEYQGKKIDNCGNFNNEAVALLQTADPAKRATAISMLEAGVRFDPSFFAFRYNLGRAYHIEKNYQKAVLQFEYAIAEVPQYYRTYIHLGVLYELLNEQIQAVIYYKKAVERNQFQTEALVLLAEHYIKTDLKNRANIYIKKALSIDQNSPDAKLGLARLEIMGGRDYYAYKILRNTDLYDDQGKKRPYNKKFHFFFAETASKIGDYVTAAKEYEELLKYPNDPFFSEFSLKIIERRRDLARRFAEIKAADEEAEKEQQ, encoded by the coding sequence ATGAGGACAATCTTCCTTCTAAAACAGTATTTACAAGGCTTTAATTTCCGGCTTTGCATTTCCTTGCTCTGTCTCTTCTCCTCTTCTCTCCAAGCTCAATTCAAGATAGGCGGGATCGAGTATGCAGGTATTCTTTGGGGAGAGAATGAATTCTTAGATCCTGAGTTTTATCAAGACGGAAGCCTCGCTCGTTCGGAGCAGGATTTTATCGTCGCAGCAGGTAGACATTGGAAAGGTCCCCCTCCTCCCTCCAAAGCAAGCTTCGAATACCAAGGAAAGAAGATCGATAATTGCGGGAATTTTAATAATGAAGCGGTAGCTCTATTGCAGACTGCGGATCCCGCCAAACGGGCGACTGCGATCTCCATGCTGGAGGCAGGCGTAAGATTCGATCCTTCCTTCTTCGCATTTCGTTATAACTTGGGAAGAGCCTATCATATAGAGAAGAATTACCAAAAGGCAGTACTCCAATTCGAATATGCGATCGCGGAAGTTCCTCAATATTACAGAACTTATATACATCTGGGCGTTCTGTACGAGCTATTGAACGAGCAGATCCAAGCAGTGATCTATTATAAAAAAGCGGTGGAAAGGAACCAATTCCAGACGGAGGCATTGGTGCTTCTCGCGGAACATTATATCAAAACGGATCTCAAGAATAGGGCCAATATCTATATTAAGAAAGCCTTGTCCATAGACCAGAATAGCCCGGATGCGAAACTGGGACTAGCCAGATTGGAGATCATGGGTGGTCGGGATTACTACGCGTACAAGATCCTGAGGAACACGGACCTCTACGACGACCAAGGGAAGAAGAGGCCGTACAATAAAAAATTCCATTTCTTCTTTGCAGAGACTGCGAGTAAGATCGGCGATTATGTCACGGCTGCTAAAGAATATGAAGAACTGCTAAAATACCCCAACGACCCTTTCTTCTCGGAATTCTCCCTGAAGATCATTGAAAGAAGAAGGGACCTAGCCAGAAGATTCGCCGAGATCAAGGCCGCAGACGAGGAAGCGGAGAAGGAGCAACAATAA
- a CDS encoding ABC transporter ATP-binding protein, translated as MVSTQTSIPILECSGLSYSIGRKSVLKNVSFSVFRGEVLFVRGMNGSGKTTLLKSVLQHDKYKKEIRFPSSPFPRLSYLGHELGLYTTLSLEENLEYFRGIAGDCRPEDQVISWLKDFRLWQRRKDPVSSFSRGMKQKAALVRALLPNVELYLLDEPFTALDTEGEAKARLVLESVLPTSAIVLVTHDPDLQFSAPSRILELGESSK; from the coding sequence TTGGTCTCGACTCAAACATCAATTCCCATATTGGAATGTTCCGGTCTATCTTATAGTATCGGACGAAAGTCCGTTTTAAAGAACGTCTCCTTCTCCGTTTTTCGGGGAGAAGTCCTTTTCGTGAGGGGAATGAACGGTTCAGGCAAGACTACTCTCTTGAAATCCGTTTTGCAACACGATAAATACAAGAAGGAGATCCGCTTTCCTTCTTCTCCTTTCCCTAGACTTTCCTACTTGGGCCATGAGCTGGGACTGTATACCACATTGAGTCTGGAAGAAAATCTGGAATATTTCAGAGGGATTGCGGGGGATTGTCGTCCGGAAGACCAAGTTATTTCTTGGCTCAAGGACTTCCGCCTTTGGCAAAGAAGAAAGGATCCGGTCTCTTCTTTTTCCAGGGGAATGAAACAAAAGGCAGCGTTAGTCCGTGCTCTTTTGCCTAACGTGGAATTGTATCTTTTAGACGAACCTTTCACTGCCTTGGATACGGAAGGAGAAGCGAAAGCGAGACTCGTTCTGGAATCCGTGCTCCCAACTTCTGCGATCGTGCTTGTGACCCATGATCCTGATCTGCAATTTTCCGCGCCGAGTCGGATCCTGGAATTGGGGGAATCCTCCAAATGA
- a CDS encoding lipase/acyltransferase domain-containing protein, translated as MSKQKIQFVLLAVSFVFFFASCDAKGPFGPALLKDSKVQVSPGPSIVFVPGYKGSELVQNTGEDSWRKVWLTPSQALGFSHPDLSYREGDGIQEGNVLGSVTLIPKVIDVQVYSPWLAALRSSNRKPYVFPYDWRRDNGEISKHLESFLEKVKSENGNIAPVVVGHSNGGNLTLSVLNRRPDLIGKAVFVGTPFHSGIGFMEDLIPGVSTGLNGKIAGACVVSTFVSVLTFFPRNQSFDTKDVLTTPTGEPIQVQFFQAKDWKRFQLGIYNKASGCRSEPSLESYQSNLDKALSFRNSLEPKKKGNLPPVLVVHAVNRPTLRTLPGEKKGEDWIWDFEKGKRVPGDGRVTAESSLPPDGIPYEIFVSEAEHSALLNDEKVQKKILDFAEKR; from the coding sequence ATGTCCAAGCAGAAAATCCAATTCGTCTTACTGGCAGTTTCATTCGTATTCTTCTTTGCTTCCTGTGATGCAAAGGGTCCTTTTGGTCCGGCTCTCTTAAAAGACAGTAAGGTCCAAGTGAGTCCTGGTCCCTCTATCGTGTTCGTGCCCGGATATAAAGGTTCCGAGCTCGTTCAAAATACAGGAGAGGATTCTTGGAGAAAAGTTTGGCTGACTCCAAGCCAGGCACTCGGCTTTTCTCATCCGGATCTGAGTTATCGGGAAGGGGATGGGATCCAAGAGGGAAATGTTCTTGGATCCGTGACATTGATCCCGAAAGTCATCGATGTCCAAGTGTATTCTCCATGGCTTGCGGCTCTTCGCTCTTCTAATAGAAAGCCGTACGTTTTTCCGTATGACTGGAGAAGGGACAACGGTGAGATCTCTAAGCATCTGGAATCATTTTTAGAGAAAGTAAAGTCGGAGAATGGGAATATCGCTCCGGTTGTTGTGGGCCATAGCAATGGAGGGAATCTTACGCTTTCCGTTCTGAACCGCAGACCGGATCTGATCGGAAAAGCGGTGTTTGTAGGAACTCCTTTTCATTCCGGCATCGGTTTTATGGAAGATCTGATTCCTGGAGTTTCTACCGGTCTGAATGGGAAGATCGCAGGAGCCTGCGTCGTATCAACTTTTGTTTCCGTGCTTACCTTCTTTCCTAGGAACCAAAGCTTCGACACAAAAGATGTTCTCACGACTCCGACGGGAGAGCCAATCCAAGTGCAATTCTTCCAAGCGAAGGATTGGAAGCGTTTTCAATTAGGTATTTATAATAAAGCATCCGGCTGCCGATCGGAGCCTAGTCTGGAATCCTATCAGTCCAATCTAGACAAGGCTCTTTCTTTTCGTAATTCTCTCGAACCCAAGAAGAAGGGAAATCTTCCTCCGGTCTTAGTAGTGCATGCAGTGAATCGTCCCACTTTGAGGACTCTTCCTGGCGAGAAAAAAGGAGAAGACTGGATCTGGGATTTCGAAAAAGGAAAAAGAGTTCCGGGCGATGGAAGAGTGACTGCGGAAAGTTCTCTTCCTCCGGACGGGATTCCTTATGAGATCTTTGTTTCCGAAGCGGAGCATTCTGCGCTCCTAAACGATGAGAAAGTGCAGAAAAAGATCCTGGATTTTGCGGAAAAACGATAA
- a CDS encoding 1-acyl-sn-glycerol-3-phosphate acyltransferase, which produces MAEKEQSVGRWQKEFFENIHLFKRSGMSEEEAKKILQKFLYLCSVTPMPPVMDVFKDPSALEKIGVYTPPEKKAREFMIEFLSPIMKFFTVEGIENLAAVKPLIGKYPVTLISNHLSHLDAPAIFHLLYHASPEGREVAEQLVFIAGRLAYEPDFTRLGLYMFGTLLVCSKRDMADNPSLSDLMTKINMRAFRHSQKLQSEGKIAAIFPEGTRSRDGRLMPFVDTVYHYVANKVILPISLEKTDKILPTTSLLFNQVAGKLTIGKPVLVGDLSKKEMATFPKDIEHLPFPEHGDKKQFLIDNLALLVGQNLNKHQHGIYRNLYSADSRDQNKLIKVPKEPNEKVVVIGNSSMGIAIATVLANKDIEVKVYHPDQSYTSQSNIERRDLRTYALYKLPPNLTFTSDPEELKTATLFIQGTNPWELHTIYPDLQPYLSKNKAPFFNIIKGFTSAGLILDDLQQGLGLEDDRIGVVSGASYPDQIMERKISGFEIAAVNESLIPRIQKLLTTGYIFPRPAIIPSDVKGVQLGGALKTIYALVMGIVEGHFEQTLGGNVDNSLFHLSNRFFNEMVKVGVQMGGKQETFQGLSGLTDFMLSCFGTDAKDRKTGYDIANGRPSEKMSNGFYGLKVMPNLMKIDPTEVPIMYAAYEVVINKKDVRKVAEGMEERLSRV; this is translated from the coding sequence ATGGCAGAAAAAGAGCAATCCGTCGGTAGATGGCAAAAGGAATTCTTCGAGAACATTCACCTATTCAAAAGATCGGGAATGAGCGAAGAAGAGGCTAAGAAGATACTTCAGAAATTTCTGTACCTTTGCTCAGTCACTCCGATGCCTCCGGTGATGGACGTTTTCAAGGATCCTTCCGCCCTGGAAAAGATCGGAGTATACACTCCTCCTGAGAAAAAAGCCCGAGAATTCATGATCGAGTTCCTTTCGCCTATCATGAAATTCTTTACTGTGGAAGGAATCGAGAACCTAGCAGCGGTCAAGCCTCTGATCGGGAAATATCCTGTTACTCTGATCTCCAACCACCTGAGCCATTTAGACGCTCCTGCAATCTTTCATCTTTTGTACCATGCTTCCCCGGAAGGAAGAGAAGTGGCCGAACAATTGGTCTTTATCGCCGGTCGTTTGGCCTATGAGCCGGATTTTACGAGACTTGGTCTCTACATGTTCGGGACGCTTCTGGTCTGCTCCAAGAGAGACATGGCGGATAACCCAAGCCTTTCCGATCTTATGACCAAGATCAATATGAGGGCCTTCCGTCATTCCCAAAAGCTGCAAAGCGAAGGAAAGATCGCGGCCATCTTCCCGGAAGGAACTCGTTCCCGAGATGGAAGGCTTATGCCTTTCGTGGATACCGTATATCACTATGTGGCGAATAAGGTCATTCTTCCTATCTCCTTAGAGAAGACGGACAAGATCCTTCCGACGACTAGCCTTCTATTCAATCAGGTAGCTGGAAAGTTGACCATCGGCAAACCGGTATTAGTCGGTGATCTTTCCAAAAAGGAAATGGCAACATTTCCGAAAGATATAGAGCATCTACCTTTCCCGGAACATGGGGATAAGAAGCAATTCCTGATCGATAACCTGGCTCTACTTGTAGGGCAAAACCTGAACAAGCACCAACATGGGATCTATCGGAATCTATACAGTGCGGATTCGAGAGACCAGAACAAGCTCATCAAGGTACCGAAAGAGCCGAATGAGAAAGTGGTCGTTATCGGGAACAGCAGCATGGGGATCGCGATCGCAACGGTTCTCGCAAACAAGGATATCGAAGTAAAAGTATATCATCCGGACCAAAGCTATACTTCCCAATCCAATATAGAGAGAAGGGACCTGAGGACGTATGCGCTATACAAACTTCCTCCAAACCTGACATTCACTTCCGATCCGGAAGAATTAAAGACGGCTACCTTATTCATCCAAGGTACCAATCCTTGGGAATTGCATACTATCTATCCGGATCTACAGCCTTACTTAAGTAAGAACAAGGCTCCTTTCTTCAATATCATCAAAGGATTCACAAGTGCCGGTTTGATCTTGGACGATCTACAACAAGGTCTCGGATTAGAAGACGATAGGATCGGAGTAGTCTCCGGGGCTTCCTACCCGGATCAGATCATGGAGAGAAAGATCTCCGGATTCGAGATCGCGGCGGTGAACGAGAGCTTGATCCCTCGCATTCAAAAATTGTTAACTACAGGTTATATCTTCCCGAGACCTGCCATCATTCCTAGCGATGTGAAGGGAGTGCAGCTGGGAGGAGCCCTCAAGACGATCTACGCCCTTGTAATGGGAATTGTAGAAGGACATTTTGAGCAGACTCTCGGAGGGAATGTGGACAATTCCCTCTTCCATCTTTCCAATCGTTTCTTTAACGAAATGGTAAAGGTAGGAGTGCAGATGGGAGGAAAACAGGAAACCTTCCAGGGACTATCCGGACTCACCGACTTCATGCTTTCTTGCTTTGGAACCGATGCGAAGGATAGAAAGACCGGTTACGATATAGCGAACGGACGTCCTTCCGAAAAGATGTCCAACGGATTCTACGGTTTGAAAGTAATGCCGAACCTGATGAAGATCGATCCTACCGAAGTTCCTATTATGTATGCTGCTTACGAAGTGGTCATTAATAAGAAAGATGTCCGTAAAGTAGCCGAGGGAATGGAAGAAAGACTTTCGCGGGTTTAA
- a CDS encoding hydroxymethylglutaryl-CoA lyase, whose product MALKITEVGPRDGLQNEKSEVPTRDKFEFIQKLIQAGLTHIEATSFVRKENIPQLGDANELSSLLDLKGKVQFSALTPNLKGYQAALAAGYKEVAVFTAASESFVKKNINRTIQESIEGFKEIFQEAKKDGIKVRGYVSTVIDCPYEGRIDPQKALEVSKILLDQGAYEISLGETIGTAVPAEVETLLNVILKEIPSDKLAGHFHDTYGMAISNVQKSYEMGIRSFDSSSGGLGGCPYAKGASGNLATEDLVYYFHKSGIETGIDLSKLLEASSFMESILQRKLASRSYIALKAKAAS is encoded by the coding sequence ATGGCTTTGAAAATCACGGAAGTTGGCCCAAGAGACGGGCTCCAAAATGAGAAATCGGAAGTTCCTACTCGGGACAAATTCGAGTTCATCCAAAAACTGATCCAAGCCGGTCTGACCCATATAGAAGCCACTTCCTTCGTGAGAAAGGAAAATATTCCTCAGTTAGGGGATGCAAACGAACTCTCTTCCCTTCTAGACTTGAAGGGCAAGGTACAATTCAGCGCTCTTACTCCGAACCTAAAAGGATATCAGGCGGCTCTTGCCGCAGGTTATAAGGAAGTCGCCGTGTTTACCGCCGCTTCCGAGAGTTTCGTAAAGAAGAATATCAATCGGACTATCCAAGAGTCCATCGAAGGTTTTAAGGAGATCTTTCAAGAAGCGAAGAAAGATGGGATCAAAGTGAGAGGCTACGTCTCCACGGTGATTGATTGTCCTTATGAAGGGAGGATAGATCCCCAAAAAGCATTAGAAGTTTCTAAAATACTTTTGGACCAGGGCGCCTATGAGATCTCCCTCGGCGAAACGATCGGCACTGCAGTTCCCGCTGAAGTAGAGACCCTGCTAAACGTAATCTTAAAGGAAATCCCTTCCGACAAACTAGCCGGTCATTTTCACGACACGTATGGAATGGCGATCTCCAACGTGCAAAAATCCTATGAGATGGGGATCCGATCTTTCGATTCTTCTTCCGGAGGATTAGGCGGATGCCCGTACGCAAAAGGAGCCTCAGGGAACCTGGCCACGGAAGACCTAGTATATTATTTCCATAAATCCGGAATAGAAACCGGCATAGATCTCTCTAAATTATTGGAAGCTTCTTCCTTTATGGAAAGTATCCTTCAGAGAAAACTCGCATCCCGTTCCTATATTGCCCTGAAAGCAAAAGCCGCTTCTTAA
- a CDS encoding enoyl-CoA hydratase/isomerase family protein, which translates to MKHIRIEEKENLAWIWLDNQPANEMTEELMDELIEAHRILADKKSVRAVLIGSKSDKFFSNGLDPSYMLERNAEGRIKVFAKLFEMMRVIYSFPKPEASVINGHAMAGGAVLAILTDFRFMSEGKARYCFSEVLVGLTIPPTLLRIIESVVGRPNLREVAMLGKAFKPEEARSIGLVDSLYAPDDLHKKAESYMLGFMDLPQASVQSIKKGIRIDMISELNSPVENQISEFKPFVVGNFEEGLKAVLEKRRPKFSND; encoded by the coding sequence ATGAAACATATTCGGATCGAAGAGAAAGAAAACCTGGCCTGGATCTGGTTGGATAACCAACCCGCAAACGAAATGACCGAAGAACTGATGGATGAATTGATAGAGGCCCATCGCATTCTTGCAGATAAAAAAAGTGTCCGAGCTGTTCTCATCGGATCCAAATCCGACAAATTCTTCTCTAACGGATTGGATCCGAGCTATATGTTAGAAAGGAACGCTGAAGGAAGGATCAAAGTCTTTGCCAAGCTCTTCGAGATGATGAGAGTCATTTATTCTTTTCCCAAGCCGGAAGCGTCCGTGATCAACGGGCACGCAATGGCAGGAGGAGCTGTCCTTGCAATACTCACAGACTTCAGGTTCATGTCCGAAGGAAAGGCTCGTTATTGTTTTTCAGAAGTTTTAGTAGGACTGACGATTCCTCCTACTCTCTTGCGGATCATAGAGTCTGTTGTAGGAAGACCGAATCTGAGAGAGGTCGCCATGCTCGGCAAAGCATTCAAGCCGGAAGAAGCAAGATCCATAGGACTGGTAGACTCCCTTTATGCACCAGACGATCTGCATAAAAAAGCCGAGAGCTATATGTTAGGGTTCATGGACCTTCCGCAAGCAAGCGTTCAATCTATTAAGAAAGGGATCCGCATAGATATGATCTCCGAATTAAATTCTCCTGTCGAAAATCAGATCAGCGAATTCAAACCTTTCGTGGTTGGTAATTTCGAAGAAGGGCTGAAAGCAGTCTTAGAAAAGAGAAGACCTAAATTTAGTAACGACTGA
- a CDS encoding ABC transporter ATP-binding protein, which yields MIRKEEPILVLEDVSLFSAERTYLSKIDLKVSSGEFLGILGRSGSGKSTLLRYILDLPFPSSWKKTGRVLFFGKEKKEIPARWIQPVFQDPVLGFNPTWTVEKSLREPLRLFKEEERFASLLEKWNPILDLDGKNRDRLPASFSGGELQRFSLLRALLCEPKILLLDEATSALDPLLNEQVLEALSDLNRKEGTTILWVTHNVRSAKKFCSRTFEILSRADQGVK from the coding sequence ATGATCCGGAAAGAAGAACCGATCTTGGTCTTAGAAGATGTCTCCCTCTTTTCAGCGGAGAGAACCTATCTTTCTAAGATCGATCTTAAAGTAAGTTCAGGAGAATTCTTAGGAATTCTAGGTCGGTCTGGTTCAGGCAAATCCACGCTCTTACGCTATATATTAGACCTTCCATTCCCTTCTTCTTGGAAAAAAACGGGTAGGGTCCTTTTTTTCGGAAAGGAGAAGAAGGAGATCCCTGCTAGATGGATCCAGCCGGTATTCCAAGATCCGGTCCTTGGTTTCAATCCGACTTGGACAGTAGAGAAAAGCTTACGAGAACCTCTGCGATTATTCAAAGAAGAAGAACGATTTGCATCTCTATTAGAAAAATGGAATCCGATTTTGGACTTGGACGGAAAGAATAGGGATCGTCTGCCGGCTTCTTTTTCAGGTGGGGAATTGCAAAGATTTTCCTTATTGAGAGCACTACTTTGCGAGCCCAAGATCCTGCTCTTGGATGAGGCTACTTCCGCATTGGACCCGCTGCTAAATGAGCAGGTCTTAGAGGCATTGTCCGATCTGAATCGAAAGGAAGGCACAACCATTCTTTGGGTGACGCATAACGTGAGATCTGCCAAAAAGTTTTGCTCCCGAACTTTTGAAATTTTGAGCCGGGCTGATCAGGGTGTGAAATAG
- a CDS encoding TIGR02757 family protein: MKPHPRRSDQELKKSFDQLYLSYTKPEFLDSDPLFLCYLYDSPEDKELVGLLSALFAYGNVTAIRGFLSRLLEPMGKHPKRYLLSQGTKIWKSKLGAYRFQKEKDILLFLQALRLAYLELEKKGERFLESWFSPVHKEESGLEKRITGFQSRFSQILSSLDPNWRTYGLGFLIGMGNPKSAHKRYCMFLRWMVRKDAPDLGLYKSISASELLFPLDTHINRLANILGVTNRKTSDLKKSREITDFFQRFYPKDPLRMDFALCRLGILRKCKSQYVRELCESCELNTVCMVYAKKRLKLTKTSS; this comes from the coding sequence ATGAAGCCTCATCCTCGCAGGTCCGATCAAGAGCTAAAGAAAAGCTTCGATCAATTGTACCTTTCTTATACCAAACCTGAATTCTTGGATTCGGACCCTCTCTTTCTTTGTTATCTGTATGATTCTCCGGAAGACAAAGAACTCGTAGGACTTCTCTCCGCGTTATTCGCCTATGGGAACGTGACCGCGATCCGAGGCTTTCTCTCTCGGCTTTTGGAACCCATGGGAAAGCATCCCAAAAGATATCTCTTAAGCCAAGGAACTAAGATCTGGAAAAGCAAGTTGGGCGCCTATCGTTTCCAAAAGGAAAAGGATATATTACTCTTCTTACAAGCCCTTCGTTTGGCCTATTTGGAATTAGAGAAGAAGGGAGAAAGATTTTTGGAGTCCTGGTTTTCTCCAGTTCATAAAGAAGAATCCGGATTGGAGAAAAGGATCACTGGATTTCAATCCAGATTCTCCCAAATCCTTTCTTCCTTGGATCCGAATTGGAGAACCTATGGGCTTGGATTTTTGATCGGGATGGGAAATCCCAAGTCAGCTCACAAGCGATACTGTATGTTCTTGCGCTGGATGGTCCGAAAAGACGCGCCCGATCTAGGGCTATATAAAAGTATTTCGGCATCCGAACTATTATTTCCTTTAGACACCCATATCAATCGTCTCGCAAATATCTTAGGGGTCACGAACCGTAAGACTTCCGATCTAAAAAAATCAAGGGAGATCACGGACTTCTTCCAAAGATTCTATCCGAAAGATCCGTTGAGAATGGACTTTGCTTTGTGCAGATTGGGAATTTTAAGGAAATGTAAATCTCAATACGTCCGGGAACTCTGCGAATCTTGCGAACTCAATACCGTTTGCATGGTCTATGCAAAAAAGAGATTGAAACTTACTAAGACTTCTTCCTGA
- a CDS encoding adenylosuccinate synthase produces MPATLVVGTQWGDEGKAKVIDYLSKDTDIIVRYQGGANAGHTVVVHGKKYVFHLVPSGVIYDQTVCVIGNGVVLDPIFFIEECDKLQAEGFPVYEKLLISDACHLLFPFHGLIDSARENTCAPDRKIGTTKKGIGICYADKMMRIGLRVGDLLESDFETRLQHLVDEKNNELVKLYGEKEISTKEILDGVKRFYSKIQKNIINTPYYLESQLKAGKKILLEGAQGTGLDVDFGTYPYVTSSNPTTGGAFIGSGIAFHHLKNVIGITKAYTTRVGEGPFPTELHGEEGEKLRTLGAEYGATTGRPRRCGWFDTEVLRHAVRINGLTSISLTKIDVLSAYDKIPVAVAYERNGKKLDCFPSQGLEQVKVIYEEFPGWKTDITGINEFDKLPSACKDYIRALEKLIGVRIDLISTGPDRKDTIASGF; encoded by the coding sequence ATGCCCGCAACATTAGTGGTCGGAACCCAATGGGGTGACGAGGGGAAAGCCAAGGTAATCGACTACCTTTCCAAAGACACAGATATTATAGTTAGATACCAAGGCGGAGCCAACGCCGGTCATACCGTGGTGGTTCACGGAAAGAAATACGTATTTCATTTGGTCCCTTCCGGGGTCATTTACGACCAAACCGTTTGCGTGATCGGGAACGGAGTGGTCTTGGACCCGATCTTCTTCATTGAAGAGTGCGATAAGCTACAAGCGGAAGGCTTTCCGGTCTATGAAAAACTCCTGATCAGCGATGCTTGTCATCTTCTCTTCCCATTTCATGGACTCATCGATTCTGCTAGAGAGAATACCTGCGCTCCGGATCGTAAGATCGGAACCACTAAGAAAGGGATCGGGATCTGCTACGCGGATAAGATGATGAGGATAGGCCTCCGAGTAGGCGATCTTCTAGAGAGCGATTTCGAGACTAGACTCCAACATCTGGTGGATGAGAAGAACAACGAACTCGTTAAGCTGTACGGCGAAAAAGAGATCTCTACGAAAGAGATCCTGGACGGGGTCAAGAGGTTCTATTCCAAGATCCAAAAGAATATTATAAATACTCCATATTATTTGGAAAGCCAACTGAAGGCAGGCAAGAAGATCCTTTTAGAAGGCGCACAGGGAACTGGCCTGGATGTGGATTTCGGTACGTATCCGTACGTGACTAGCTCGAATCCTACTACGGGAGGAGCATTCATCGGTTCCGGGATCGCATTCCATCATTTGAAGAATGTGATCGGGATCACAAAGGCGTACACCACTCGTGTAGGTGAAGGTCCATTCCCCACCGAATTACACGGAGAAGAAGGGGAAAAACTCAGAACCCTCGGCGCCGAATACGGAGCCACTACCGGAAGACCAAGACGTTGTGGTTGGTTCGATACGGAAGTGCTTCGTCATGCAGTGAGGATCAATGGTCTTACTTCCATTTCCTTGACCAAGATAGATGTTCTTTCCGCATACGATAAGATCCCTGTTGCAGTCGCTTACGAAAGGAACGGAAAGAAATTGGATTGTTTCCCTTCCCAAGGCTTGGAGCAAGTCAAAGTGATCTATGAAGAATTTCCTGGTTGGAAGACTGATATCACAGGCATCAACGAATTCGATAAACTGCCATCCGCATGTAAGGATTATATCCGTGCCTTGGAAAAATTGATCGGAGTTCGCATCGACTTGATCTCTACCGGACCGGATCGAAAGGATACGATCGCTTCCGGATTTTGA
- a CDS encoding ATP phosphoribosyltransferase regulatory subunit, with protein sequence MTHNPPEFSEKKWIPDGFHFLGPNESSERRKLLDSLSSGLKGFGYSEVFLPSFDYSSSFLLTVSAEDSSALYRFRDSDGNEISPSADLTVQAVKGMAGFAHRKENQRIFYQGKIFRDYGRKSGSRKEVLQIGAEHIGGSGTSAILGILKEISSLFSQLSLKSPLTIVLGNVNVFHSVLESLELSRSEKRQLSFLLYRKNLPEIRHFLEKKNGLKIFPILEALCLGFYSNAQDLASKLSSAGLSNSFQKIVSETGEILKSLGQVPGVEFCVDYTLIPDLEYYTGFVFQGYVSGSSEPILTGGSYDHLYELFSGTQKDACGFAIHIDSLESIL encoded by the coding sequence ATGACACATAATCCTCCAGAGTTTAGCGAGAAAAAATGGATACCGGACGGCTTCCATTTTCTCGGTCCGAATGAAAGCTCGGAGAGACGCAAACTCCTAGATTCTTTAAGCTCCGGTCTGAAAGGTTTCGGTTACTCCGAGGTCTTTTTGCCCTCCTTCGACTACTCTTCTTCCTTTCTTCTTACCGTTTCTGCCGAAGATTCCAGCGCTCTCTATCGTTTTAGAGATTCGGATGGGAATGAGATCTCTCCGAGCGCCGATCTTACCGTCCAAGCTGTCAAGGGAATGGCCGGTTTTGCGCACCGCAAAGAAAACCAACGTATCTTTTACCAGGGAAAGATCTTTAGAGACTACGGTAGAAAGAGCGGATCTCGCAAGGAAGTCCTGCAGATCGGAGCCGAGCATATCGGAGGCAGCGGGACTTCTGCCATATTAGGGATCTTGAAAGAGATTTCTTCTTTATTCTCCCAACTTTCCTTAAAGTCCCCGCTTACCATCGTTTTAGGGAATGTGAATGTGTTCCATTCTGTGTTGGAGTCCTTGGAGCTTTCCAGAAGCGAGAAGAGGCAGTTATCGTTTTTATTATATAGAAAGAACCTTCCTGAGATCCGCCACTTCTTGGAGAAGAAGAATGGCCTAAAGATCTTCCCGATCTTGGAAGCTCTCTGCCTCGGATTCTATTCGAACGCGCAAGATCTGGCCTCTAAACTTTCTTCTGCGGGACTCTCGAATTCCTTCCAAAAGATCGTCTCTGAAACGGGAGAGATACTCAAGTCCCTAGGACAGGTTCCAGGCGTGGAATTCTGTGTGGATTATACTCTGATCCCGGACCTGGAGTATTATACAGGATTCGTTTTCCAGGGATATGTTTCCGGAAGCTCGGAGCCGATACTGACCGGAGGCTCTTATGATCATCTCTACGAACTCTTCTCCGGGACCCAAAAAGACGCCTGTGGATTTGCCATCCATATTGACTCCTTGGAGAGCATTCTTTGA